One Actinospica robiniae DSM 44927 genomic region harbors:
- a CDS encoding alpha/beta fold hydrolase, with product MTGTTTVALNFAERGAGVPVLALHGWKPDHRLMLGCLEPVFAARPGYRRLYPDLPGMGASFAPASVNGSDDLLRAVEEFIEREIGAEPFLLVGESYGGYLARALARRRAEQVLGLALICPIGTALEQAERNVPALEVLRPDAEVLAGLEPHVAKEYAEVAVVQSPETARRFVDEVLSGLDAADTVAMARIRANWQLSEDPEGGAPYTRPALILTGRQDESVGYLDQLALLPHYPRASFAVLDVAGHNLQIEQPQLFDALMLEWLDRAAAES from the coding sequence ATGACCGGGACCACGACGGTGGCCTTGAACTTCGCCGAGCGCGGCGCCGGCGTCCCCGTGCTGGCCCTGCACGGCTGGAAGCCGGACCATCGCCTGATGCTCGGCTGCCTCGAACCGGTCTTCGCCGCCCGGCCCGGCTACCGCAGGCTCTACCCGGACCTGCCGGGCATGGGCGCCTCGTTCGCCCCGGCCTCGGTCAACGGATCCGACGACCTGTTGCGCGCGGTCGAGGAGTTCATCGAGCGCGAGATCGGAGCCGAGCCGTTCCTACTGGTCGGCGAGTCCTACGGCGGCTACCTCGCCCGCGCGCTGGCCCGGCGCCGCGCGGAGCAGGTCCTCGGGCTGGCGCTGATCTGCCCGATCGGCACCGCGCTCGAACAGGCCGAGCGCAACGTGCCCGCGTTGGAGGTGCTGCGTCCGGACGCGGAGGTCCTCGCCGGCCTCGAACCCCATGTCGCCAAGGAGTACGCGGAGGTCGCGGTCGTCCAGTCCCCCGAGACCGCACGGCGCTTCGTGGACGAGGTGCTCAGTGGCCTCGATGCCGCCGACACCGTCGCGATGGCCCGCATCCGCGCCAACTGGCAGCTGAGCGAGGATCCGGAGGGCGGTGCGCCCTACACCCGCCCGGCTCTCATTCTGACGGGCCGCCAGGACGAGAGCGTCGGCTACCTCGACCAGTTAGCGCTGCTGCCGCACTACCCGCGCGCGAGCTTCGCCGTGCTGGACGTGGCCGGCCACAACCTGCAGATCGAGCAGCCTCAGCTGTTCGACGCGCTGATGCTGGAGTGGCTCGACCGTGCCGCCGCAGAATCCTGA
- a CDS encoding response regulator transcription factor, translated as MPPQNPDPAASTRESLAEARAARVRARKLVGSLTKREIEVLALLGSGLSNAQIADRFYPSEATIKGYAPRMLEKLGCANRTQVGLLAHEAGLTDV; from the coding sequence GTGCCGCCGCAGAATCCTGACCCGGCCGCGTCAACTCGCGAATCCCTTGCCGAAGCGCGCGCCGCCCGTGTCCGGGCCAGGAAGCTGGTCGGCTCGCTGACCAAGCGCGAGATCGAGGTCCTCGCGCTGCTCGGCTCCGGCTTGTCGAACGCCCAGATCGCGGACCGGTTCTACCCGTCCGAGGCCACCATCAAGGGCTACGCCCCGCGGATGCTGGAGAAGCTCGGCTGCGCCAACCGCACCCAGGTCGGCCTGCTGGCCCACGAGGCGGGGTTGACCGACGTCTGA
- a CDS encoding AI-2E family transporter: MDRQGQERPINPRLRQVSDYSWRMLVLGLAAYVVFLVLMRFELVFVALFIALIVTSLLRPPVNVLSRYLPRPLAVLFAALGGIAVIAGVFIWAGTSVAGESDTLSNDFRGGVDRIEVWLEGKPFHVDPHTLDNLQGKLTSYVEAHRTTLINQALNGAGRIVDVLTVLALAVFCSIFFTSSGDRMWHWFQDQLPGGLRPIWAQCGNTAWHTFAGYTRGIILVAAANAIMVGVSLWLLGVPLVLPLTILEFTASFIPLAGSPIAMAVATVVALASKGVTTAVIVLVLIVVFGQIEGHVLQPFVMGWAVRLHPVAVAVSVIAGTISAGLLGAVVAVPLVSIAWAVVRELRGDPPEGDPSVPATAAAIAGEPAVPAQAAETADQPQIATDLD; encoded by the coding sequence ATGGATCGGCAGGGACAGGAGCGGCCGATAAACCCGCGCCTGCGGCAGGTTTCGGACTACTCCTGGCGCATGCTCGTGCTCGGATTGGCCGCGTACGTGGTCTTCCTCGTGCTGATGCGCTTCGAGCTGGTGTTCGTGGCGCTGTTCATCGCGCTGATCGTCACCTCGCTGCTGCGCCCGCCGGTGAACGTGCTCTCCCGGTACCTGCCGCGGCCCCTGGCCGTGCTCTTCGCCGCGCTCGGCGGGATCGCGGTGATCGCGGGCGTGTTCATCTGGGCCGGCACCTCGGTGGCCGGGGAGTCCGACACGCTCAGCAACGACTTCCGCGGCGGTGTGGACCGGATCGAGGTCTGGCTCGAGGGCAAGCCCTTCCACGTCGACCCGCACACGCTGGACAACCTGCAGGGCAAGCTCACCTCTTATGTCGAGGCGCACCGCACGACGCTGATCAACCAGGCCCTGAACGGCGCCGGGCGGATCGTGGACGTGCTCACGGTGCTCGCGCTGGCGGTGTTCTGCTCGATCTTCTTCACCAGCTCCGGCGACCGGATGTGGCACTGGTTCCAGGATCAGCTGCCGGGCGGCCTGCGCCCGATCTGGGCGCAGTGCGGGAACACGGCCTGGCACACCTTCGCCGGCTACACCCGCGGGATCATCCTGGTCGCCGCCGCGAACGCGATCATGGTCGGCGTCTCGCTGTGGCTGCTCGGCGTCCCGCTGGTGCTGCCGCTGACCATCCTGGAGTTCACCGCCAGCTTCATCCCGCTGGCCGGCTCGCCGATCGCGATGGCCGTGGCCACCGTTGTGGCGCTCGCGTCCAAGGGCGTGACCACGGCGGTCATCGTGCTGGTGCTGATCGTGGTGTTCGGCCAGATCGAGGGGCACGTGCTGCAGCCGTTCGTGATGGGCTGGGCCGTGCGCCTGCACCCGGTGGCGGTGGCGGTCAGCGTGATCGCGGGCACGATCTCGGCCGGCCTGCTCGGCGCGGTCGTGGCGGTGCCGCTGGTCTCGATCGCCTGGGCGGTGGTGCGCGAGTTGCGCGGGGACCCGCCCGAGGGCGATCCATCGGTGCCGGCGACCGCGGCCGCAATCGCGGGAGAACCCGCCGTGCCGGCGCAGGCGGCCGAGACGGCGGATCAGCCGCAGATCGCCACCGATCTCGACTAG
- a CDS encoding glycosyltransferase family 39 protein: protein MTTDTAASRVAAQPATPAPAPPARPRSRPLPRHLVTITALLATLLLGVAGPLALAWKTGSIHVPHNDTWAFSRTAEIFARTGHIRLFNWNAMSLLGAIVPLGPLGRTIASQSCTIAALSVVTLAAAFDVLRGVTGSRRAALGLLVMASWPCYGLLSTSLMTDIPAFAATTLTLALGRRAIERGSKTLFALCGLVGLWGFTVREQTIAATVAVLLAALLRPRLRRRGMLIWFGLLTVVLGAAAGAFELWRRTLPNGSSPTFEQISRPDMSAVIAGFLGGVLLLGLVVSPLVFLVARPSTFSPSARAWSRRTLLVTTVGVLWYGVSFPQNYFLIEGAYSSAYLGHRPDVIPRTAWDLMFPLAIVSTSLLVGLAVDRMRTLRPELALFLLFTLFGTFLEVFEGEILFDRYIFPMALPTAAMLLREPLRLGLSSRLRKGFAAGVGVFLALVTAALTANALSYDAANWRVAQQLVASGAASPEHIDAGLDWDGYYSPDGAQALADPTSVPGIYEKAAALNDAHPCYVVASRPQDQDDYSFTLVETVPYEKYGLPGAHNELFVYRTWVGTCH from the coding sequence ATGACGACCGACACGGCCGCTTCACGGGTAGCAGCGCAGCCGGCCACCCCCGCGCCCGCGCCGCCCGCACGACCGCGCAGCCGCCCCCTGCCCCGCCACCTGGTCACGATCACCGCGCTGCTCGCCACCCTCCTGCTCGGCGTGGCCGGCCCGCTGGCGCTGGCCTGGAAGACCGGCAGCATCCACGTCCCGCACAACGACACTTGGGCCTTCAGCCGCACCGCGGAGATCTTCGCCCGCACCGGGCATATCAGGCTGTTCAATTGGAACGCGATGTCGCTGCTGGGCGCGATCGTGCCGCTCGGCCCGCTCGGGCGCACCATCGCCTCCCAGTCCTGCACGATCGCGGCGCTGTCGGTGGTGACCCTCGCGGCCGCCTTCGACGTGCTGCGCGGGGTCACCGGCTCGCGCCGCGCCGCGCTCGGCCTGCTGGTGATGGCGAGCTGGCCCTGCTACGGCCTGCTGAGCACGTCGCTGATGACGGACATCCCGGCGTTCGCCGCGACCACGCTCACCCTCGCCCTCGGCCGCCGGGCGATCGAGCGCGGGTCGAAGACGCTGTTCGCGCTGTGCGGGCTGGTCGGCCTGTGGGGCTTCACCGTGCGCGAGCAGACGATCGCGGCCACCGTGGCGGTCCTCCTCGCGGCCCTGCTGCGGCCCCGGTTGCGCCGGCGCGGCATGCTGATCTGGTTCGGGCTGCTCACCGTCGTGCTCGGCGCGGCCGCCGGGGCGTTCGAACTCTGGCGCCGCACGCTGCCGAACGGATCCTCGCCCACCTTCGAGCAGATCTCCCGGCCGGACATGAGCGCGGTGATCGCCGGCTTCCTCGGCGGCGTGCTGCTGCTCGGCCTGGTGGTCAGCCCGCTGGTGTTCCTGGTGGCCCGGCCCTCCACCTTCTCGCCCTCGGCGCGGGCCTGGTCCAGGCGCACCCTGCTGGTCACGACGGTCGGGGTGCTCTGGTACGGCGTCAGCTTCCCGCAGAACTACTTCCTGATCGAGGGCGCGTACTCGTCCGCCTACCTGGGCCACCGCCCCGACGTCATCCCGCGCACGGCCTGGGACCTGATGTTCCCGTTGGCGATCGTCTCGACCTCGCTGCTGGTCGGGCTGGCGGTGGACCGGATGCGCACACTGCGGCCGGAACTGGCGCTGTTCCTCCTCTTCACGCTGTTCGGCACCTTCCTGGAGGTGTTCGAGGGCGAGATCCTGTTCGACCGCTACATCTTCCCCATGGCGCTGCCGACCGCGGCCATGCTGTTGCGCGAGCCGTTGCGGCTGGGTCTGAGCAGCCGGCTGCGCAAGGGGTTCGCAGCAGGGGTGGGGGTGTTCCTGGCGCTGGTCACCGCGGCGCTGACGGCCAACGCGCTGTCGTACGACGCGGCCAACTGGCGCGTCGCGCAGCAGCTGGTTGCCAGCGGAGCCGCGTCGCCCGAGCACATCGACGCGGGGCTCGACTGGGACGGCTACTACTCGCCGGACGGCGCCCAGGCCCTGGCCGATCCGACCTCGGTCCCGGGGATCTACGAGAAGGCCGCGGCGCTGAACGACGCCCACCCCTGCTACGTCGTCGCGTCCCGGCCGCAGGACCAGGACGACTACAGCTTCACCCTGGTCGAGACGGTGCCCTACGAGAAGTACGGCCTGCCCGGGGCGCACAACGAGCTGTTCGTCTACCGCACCTGGGTCGGCACCTGCCACTGA
- a CDS encoding O-methyltransferase — protein sequence MTSLNTLQQPAVSGVLERLFAAADQDDAAAHRAAAAFPAGFEPDTSQERADFYAEVYMPVSPEAGRLLYSLVRATRPRTVVEFGTSFGISTLYLAAAVRDNGAGRVVTTEMSAAKIAAARRTFAEAGLDDVVTLLEGDALETLPGQIEAGVDFVLLDGWKQLYVPVLQLLEPHLAPGTLVLADDTEMSVVKPYLDYVRDPASGYQNTSFPVADGVEISCRL from the coding sequence GTGACCTCCCTCAACACCCTGCAACAGCCGGCCGTCTCCGGCGTGCTCGAGCGCCTCTTCGCCGCCGCCGACCAGGACGACGCGGCCGCACACCGCGCCGCCGCCGCGTTCCCGGCCGGCTTCGAACCGGACACCTCCCAGGAACGCGCGGACTTCTACGCCGAGGTCTACATGCCGGTCTCGCCGGAAGCCGGCCGGTTGCTCTACAGCCTGGTCCGCGCCACCCGGCCGCGCACCGTCGTCGAGTTCGGCACGTCTTTCGGCATCTCCACGTTGTACCTGGCCGCGGCCGTGCGGGACAACGGCGCCGGCCGGGTGGTGACCACGGAGATGTCCGCGGCCAAGATCGCCGCCGCACGCCGCACCTTCGCCGAGGCCGGGCTGGACGACGTCGTCACCCTCCTCGAGGGCGACGCGCTCGAGACACTGCCCGGGCAGATCGAAGCAGGCGTCGACTTCGTCCTGCTCGACGGGTGGAAGCAGCTCTACGTGCCCGTGCTGCAACTGCTCGAACCACATCTGGCGCCGGGCACGCTCGTGCTCGCCGACGACACGGAGATGTCCGTCGTGAAACCCTATCTCGACTACGTGCGCGATCCGGCGAGCGGGTATCAGAACACGTCGTTCCCGGTGGCCGACGGGGTGGAGATCAGCTGCCGTCTGTGA
- a CDS encoding TetR/AcrR family transcriptional regulator yields MEQAGTDGSGTRRHHGNRHGRSEDARRAVLQAADDLLVKRGFGGVTVEGVAAAAGVGKQTIYRWWASKTDILLDAFLEDAAEDLVEADHGDLGRDLREHLNRLARFLREDHAGAVFRALIGHAQHDPQFAATLRARYLDAQRRRDQLPLDRAAARGELPADFDSAAALDRLVGPLYHRVLITGDPVDEDFIDGLVTAFTRSIQP; encoded by the coding sequence GTGGAGCAGGCGGGGACGGACGGATCGGGAACCCGGCGCCATCACGGCAACCGGCACGGCCGCAGCGAGGACGCGCGCCGCGCGGTGCTCCAGGCGGCCGACGACCTGCTGGTCAAGCGGGGTTTCGGGGGTGTCACGGTCGAGGGCGTCGCGGCCGCCGCGGGCGTCGGCAAGCAGACGATCTACCGCTGGTGGGCCTCGAAGACGGACATCCTGCTCGACGCCTTCCTCGAGGACGCCGCCGAGGACCTGGTCGAGGCCGACCACGGCGACCTCGGCCGCGACCTGCGCGAGCACCTGAACCGGCTGGCCAGGTTCCTGCGCGAAGACCACGCCGGCGCGGTCTTCCGCGCCCTGATCGGCCACGCCCAGCACGACCCGCAGTTCGCCGCCACCCTGCGCGCCCGCTACCTCGACGCCCAGCGCCGCCGCGACCAGCTGCCCCTCGACCGCGCCGCCGCCCGCGGCGAACTCCCCGCCGACTTCGACTCCGCGGCAGCACTCGACCGCCTCGTCGGCCCCCTTTACCACCGCGTCCTGATCACCGGCGACCCCGTCGACGAGGACTTCATCGACGGCTTGGTCACTGCCTTCACGCGCTCGATTCAGCCTTGA